Proteins from one Rosa chinensis cultivar Old Blush chromosome 7, RchiOBHm-V2, whole genome shotgun sequence genomic window:
- the LOC112175983 gene encoding putative disease resistance protein RGA4 encodes MAEALISVLLEQLASVVFEHTKQAVTLVLNAEEDVHSFSSNLKAIQAVLEDAEKKQVMEARVRDWLQKLKDVSYEMDDVLDEWNTEILKQQVEHGKKKVCFPIPSDCFCFGQVNKAIHHHNIARRIKELNEKLTVIAAGKEKYDFHLSTIRGTDEQLTQRHKTSSLVDISTIFGREEEKEMLLSRLLRKSRPEGERFLFIPVVLVGMGGMGKTTLAQLAYNDENVTAHFDKKVWVCVSDPFDEIKIARAIIESLDKNETQRNSDELETLLLCIKTHVESKKLLLVLDDTRIGAQRNSDELETLLLCIKTHVESKKLLLVLDDTRIGARALLRFSNTEDKTKWENLKLSVIMQSCKEGSTILVTTRKQEVAKMMRATSNMIHLDKLNDTDCLALFNSIAFFNRKQDEANGFGVIGEEIVKKCKGLPLVAKTLGSLVWDKKTRDEWRDVLNSQIWELEEVEQQVFQPLLLSYFDLAPVVKRCLLYCAIFPKDYDFKKDNLIDLWMSQNYLNSKGKKEKRIIGQNYFESLSMRSFFQDFDKDELGNITGCKMHDIVHDFVQFLTQKECTIIEAVKGANQRVELPGDYKVRHLTLINEHEGQLPTSFDNCKNMRTLTLLDSSITTISPSSIMQMKCLRTLNLSRNKLNEVPKEIGELIHLRYMDLSWSRNLKELPDAVCDLYNLQTLDVSWCLKLEKLPKAMGKLINLKHLYVGGCGALRYLPKGIGSLKSLQVLDQFKVCEGDDDEALKLGDLRIMDQLQGILRIQYLGKDDASEIEKAQLGNKEHLPHLRVIFLIPRVDEDEDEEQRKGDSEIVKALQPHQNLESLSILACHGTTESLYWINSLRNLRKLVLYAWKFCEVLPPLGILPSLEILEILRMTKLKTVGVEFL; translated from the exons ATGGCTGAGGCACTCATCTCCGTGCTTCTGGAGCAACTAGCTTCAGTAGTGTTTGAACACACAAAACAAGCGGTGACACTCGTTTTGAATGCTGAGGAAGATGTTCATAGTTTCAGCAGCAATCTCAAGGCCATCCAAGCTGTGCTGGAGGATGCAGAGAAGAAACAAGTGATGGAGGCCAGGGTAAGAGACTGGTTGCAGAAGCTCAAAGATGTATCGTACGAGATGGACGACGTCCTAGACGAGTGGAACACTGAAATTCTGAAACAACAAGTGGAGCACGGCAAGAAGAAGGTATGTTTCCCCATTCCCTCggattgcttttgttttggccAAGTCAATAAGGCAATTCATCATCATAACATTGCTAGACGGATAAAGGAACTGAATGAGAAACTAACTGTGATTGCTGCTGGAAAAGAGAAGTATGACTTTCATCTATCCACAATACGTGGCACTGATGAGCAGCTTACTCAACGGCAtaaaacttcatctttggtCGATATATCTACCATATTTGgccgagaagaagaaaaagagatgcTGTTGAGCAGGTTGTTGAGAAAGAGTCGCCCAGAAGGTGAGCGGTTCCTTTTCATCCCAGTAGTATTAGTAGGGATGGGAGGGATGGGGAAAACAACTCTTGCCCAACTAGCCTATAATGATGAAAATGTTACTGCCCATTTTGATAAGAAAGTATGGGTTTGTGTCTCGGACCCTTTTGACGAGATTAAAATTGCTAGAGCAATCATTGAGAGTCTAGATAAAAATGAAACCCAAAGAAATTCAGATGAGTTGGAAACCCTACTCTTGTGTATAAAGACTCATGTTGAGAGTAAGAAGTTACTCCTCGTCCTAGATGATACTAGAATAGGTGCCCAAAGAAATTCAGATGAGTTGGAAACCCTACTCTTGTGTATAAAGACTCATGTTGAGAGTAAGAAGTTACTCCTCGTCCTAGATGATACTAGAATAGGTgcccgcgcgttgctgcggTTTTCAAAC ACCGAAGACAAAACCAAGTGGGAAAATTTGAAACTATCAGTAATAATGCAAAGTTGTAAAGAAGGGAGTACAATACTGGTTACCACGCGAAAACAAGAGGTTGCTAAAATGATGAGAGCGACTAGTAACATGATCCATTTAGATAAGTTGAATGATACGGACTGTCTAGCATTGTTCAATAGCATCGCATTTTTCAATAGGAAACAAGATGAGGCCAATGGGTTTGGAGTTATTGGTGAGGAAATTGTGAAAAAGTGTAAAGGTTTGCCTCTTGTCGCAAAGACTTTGGGCAGTCTAGTGTGGGATAAGAAAACAAGAGATGAATGGAGGGATGTACTAAATAGTCAAATATGGGAATTAGAAGAAGTTGAGCAACAAGTTTTCCAACCATTGTTACTAAGTTATTTCGATTTGGCTCCTGTAGTCAAAAGGTGTCTTTTGTATTGTGCAATATTTCCCAAAGATTATGATTTCAAAAAAGATAATTTGATTGATCTTTGGATGTCACAAAATTATCTTAATtcaaagggaaaaaaagaaaagagaataaTAGGTCAAAATTATTTTGAGAGTCTATCAATGCGGTCTTTCTTTCAAGATTTTGACAAAGATGAGTTGGGAAATATTACAGGATGCAAAATGCATGATATAGTGCATGACTTTGTGCAGTTTCTTACCCAAAAAGAATGCACTATTATAGAAGCAGTCAAGGGTGCTAATCAAAGAGTGGAGCTACCGGGTGATTATAAGGTTCGTCATTTGACCTTAATAAATGAGCATGAAGGTCAACTTCCTACTTCATTTGACAACTGCAAAAATATGCGAACCCTCACACTCCTTGATTCAAGCATTACAACCATAAGCCCCAGTTCAATTATGCAAATGAAATGCCTCAGGACATTGAATTTGAGTCGTAACAAGCTGAATGAAGTTCCAAAAGAGATTGGTGAATTGATTCATTTGAGATATATGGATTTGTCTTGGAGTCGTAATTTGAAAGAATTACCGGATGCTGTGTGTGATTTATACAATCTACAAACTCTGGACGTTTCGTGGTGTCTTAAACTAGAGAAACTACCCAAGGCAATGGGAAAGTTGATTAACTTGAAGCATCTATATGTTGGGGGTTGTGGTGCACTGAGGTACTTACCGAAAGGGATTGGGAGTTTGAAAAGTCTGCAAGTACTAGACCAGTTTAAAGTATgtgagggtgatgatgatgaagcaTTGAAATTAGGAGATCTCAGAATCATGGACCAGCTTCAGGGGATCCTTCGGATACAATATTTGGGGAAAGATGATGCGAGTGAGATTGAGAAAGCACAGTTGGGGAATAAGGAGCACCTCCCTCATTTGCGAGTAATTTTCCTGATCCCGCGtgtagatgaagatgaagatgaagagcaGAGAAAAGGTGATTCAGAAATAGTGAAAGCATTGCAACCACATCAAAATTTGGAATCTTTATCCATTTTGGCGTGCCATGGCACCACCGAGTCTCTCTATTGGATCAATTCTTTACGCAATTTGAGAAAACTTGTTCTCTATGCCTGGAAATTTTGTGAAGTTTTGCCTCCTCTTGGAATATTGCCATCGCTTGAAATTCTGGAGATATTGAGGATGACGAAACTGAAAACGGTGGGAGTTGAATTTCTGtga
- the LOC121050671 gene encoding disease resistance RPP13-like protein 4, whose protein sequence is MPEPYSYSETINVLCKLNDALADCRVFTHECMELNNVISRFNFRRFTFVAKTEFTGSGPKVPSAKVFGFDEQLREINEGLLQAEGSSSSSAGELRAIGVVGIAGVGKTTLVQKVLESKEVKQKFNHMLWLPFSLSEEEEQYSKFSFETCIFDSNGQIIEARIVGLEKLLERLSRLLLSDKCYLIVLDDVCHRHINIMERLCSGLPKHNGGVVIVTTRLKEVAQKLGKQHRLHLVHVKPLDREICGRIFEEQAYSIRKSSNLSHDEATRKMEELKDQCHGLPLVAKTIANAFAVGFGGDGSEERDGDHGEEVGTFEESVEDDQGSRIADLTHHVQESS, encoded by the exons ATGCCGGAACCTTATTCCTACTCTGAAACTATCAATGTGCTCTGCAAACTCAACGATGCATTGGCTGACTGCCGAGTCTTCACACATGAGTGTATGGAGCTTAATAATGTGATCTCACGCTTCAACTTTCGAAGATTTACTTTTGTCGCAAAG ACCGAATTCACCGGATCCGGACCTAAAGTACCTTCAGCCAAAGTTTTCGGATTTGATGAGCAATTAAGGGAGATTAATGAGGGGTTGCTACAAGCAGAGGGTTCCAGTTCTAGCAGTGCTGGCGAACTGAGGGCAATTGGGGTAGTTGGAATTGCTGGAGTGGGTAAGACCACCCTGGTTCAGAAGgttttggagagcaaggaggtgAAGCAGAAGTTTAATCATATGCTTTGGTTACCCTTTTCGTTGagtgaggaagaagaacaaTATAGTAAGTTCAGCTTTGAGACATGTATCTTTGATAGTAATGGCCAAATCATAGAGGCGAGGATTGTTGGCCTTGAGAAGCTCCTGGAAAGGCTAAGCCGCCTGCTGTTATCGGATAAATGCTATTTGATTGTGTTGGATGATGTGTGTCATCGGCACATTAACATTATGGAACGCTTATGCAGCGGATTGCCCAAGCATAATGGTGGTGTTGTCATTGTCACTACTAGATTGAAGGAAGTGGCTCAAAAGCTGGGGAAACAACATAGATTGCATCTGGTTCATGTTAAGCCTCTGGACAGAGAGATTTGCGGGCGTATATTTGAGGAGCAGGCTTATTCCATTAGAAAAAGTTCAAACCTCTCACATGATGAGGCTACGAGAAAGATGGAGGAACTCAAGGATCAGTGCCATGGTCTACCGTTGGTTGCGAAGACGATAGCAAATGCTTTTGCAGTGGGATTTGGAGGCGACGGATctgaagagagagatggagatcACGGGGAGGAAGTAGGAACTTTTGAAGAATCAGTTGAAGACGACCAGGGTTCAAGAATTGCTGACCTGACCCATCATGTTCAAGAATCTTCTTGA